A genomic segment from Aegilops tauschii subsp. strangulata cultivar AL8/78 chromosome 1, Aet v6.0, whole genome shotgun sequence encodes:
- the LOC109765567 gene encoding ataxin-3 homolog, whose translation MEAKTGNSGMLYHELQVRQLCGLHALNTALQGPFFSEGDLLEIAADLDARERKVMSRAGGVGAGDFLAEGQGSHNVSDNGDFGVEVLKRALEVWDLQFIPMYSQAAAGSQSKPELETAFICHSQNHWFCIRNVDGEWYNFNSLYPAPEYLSQFLLSDYLDNMRGPGSNIYVVRGTFPRDCPSDNNDFGRWLRPEEARIITHSRFKAQQKQGTNTAIVMASRRYLTVGVAAGLRGLEVPGTKTEVPRQQPYEQQGMTMMREERDDELKAAIAISLMPFEAPATSSQPAQEERNLISKDTAMEEPGSSNSEGLMKED comes from the exons ATGGAGGCCAAGACGGGGAATTCGGGCATGCTGTACCACGAGCTGCAGGTGCGGCAGCTCTGCGGGCTCCATGCCCTCAACACGGCGCTGCAGGGGCCGTTCTTCAGCGAGGGGGACCTCCTGGAGATCGCGGCGGACCTCGACGCCCGCGAGCGGAAGGTGATGTCCCGCGCCGGCGGCGTGGGGGCGGGGGATTTCCTCGCCGAGGGCCAGGGATCCCACAACGTCTCCGACAACGGGGACTTCGGCGTCGAG GTTTTGAAGAGGGCACTAGAGGTATGGGACCTCCAATTTATCCCCATGTATTCCCAAGCTGCAGCGGGATCCCAATCCAAGCCTGAACTGGAAACTGCCTTCATCTGCCACTCCCAGAATCACTGGTTCTGCATTAGGAACGTGGATGGGGAGTGGTACAACTTCAATAGTCTGTATCCGGCCCCTGAGTACCTCTCTCAGTTTCTCCTCTCAGACTACCTTGACAACATGAGGGGGCCTGGCTCAAACATCTATGTTGTAAGGGGCACTTTCCCCAGGGACTGCCCTTCTGATAACAACGATTTTGGCCGGTGGCTGCGTCCTGAGGAAGCCAGGATCATTACGCATTCACGCTTCAAGGCGCAGCAGAAACAAGGGACCAACACTGCTATAGTGATGGCCTCGAGGAGGTATCTCACAGTGGGGGTAGCCGCTGGCTTGAGGGGCCTTGAAGTTCCAGGCACCAAGACTGAAGTACCTCGTCAGCAACCTTACGAACAACAGGGCATGACTATGATGCGAGAGGAGAGGGATGACGAGCTGAAGGCGGCAATAGCTATTAGCTTGATGCCATTTGAAGCTCCGGCGACGAGTTCTCAACCAGCCCAAGAAGAGAGAAATTTGATCAGCAAGGACACCGCCATGGAGGAACCTGGCTCCAGCAACTCTGAAGGGCTGATGAAAGAAGATTAG